Proteins encoded within one genomic window of Diorhabda sublineata isolate icDioSubl1.1 chromosome 1, icDioSubl1.1, whole genome shotgun sequence:
- the LOC130446354 gene encoding calcium-binding protein E63-1, which translates to MAGYQFQRRRSSSIKKEFSEHELEGLKIAFELLDRNQDGQVTPGEFKIMLNNLGIDIKYEKAEEIIRIASHTGSNLIDQNDFLSFVKHIQQACPGDGDEDLISDLKAAFQVFDLDGDGYITKEELKTAMEMIGEAITDNQLDLVIRLADTDKDGRINYEEFVKLLTSQ; encoded by the exons ATGGCAGGATACCAGTTTCAACGAAGAAGG agTTCTTCGATTAAAAAGGAATTCAGTGAACATGAATTGGAAG GTTTGAAGATAGCTTTTGAGCTGTTGGACAGAAATCAAGATGGACAGGTTACACCGGGAGAATTTAAGATAATGCTGAATAACCTAGGgattgatataaaatatgaaaaagccGAAGAAATTATCAGGATTGCCAGCCATACag GCTCCAATTTAATTgatcaaaatgattttctatCTTTCGTTAAACATATCCAACAGGCATGTCCAGGTGACGGGGATGAAGATCTAATCAGTGATTTGAAAGCAGCTTTTCAAGTTTTTGATCTAGACGGTGATGGTTATATTACAAAAGAAGAACTGAAAACTGCTATGGAAATGATTGGAGAAGCTATCACAGATAACCAGTTAGATCTAGTAATTCGATTGGCAGATACTGACAAAGATGGAAGAATAAATTATGAAG aattcgTAAAGTTGTTAACATCGCAATGA